In Methanosarcina barkeri MS, a single window of DNA contains:
- the mcrD gene encoding methyl-coenzyme M reductase operon protein D has translation MSDSASNTEDSIQIEIFPSRILSPETAQKLMGEIYKVDGVIRVMVQGNRLPDRVSAGPGTGEKVEHPLRKPIQIGDQVIELKVCVGRIRVELSNAEAKEQIREVCEKLLPFPFEFREGHFLRKKPTVTDYAKLGPETDPRLLGMVDPKAKTDQLIFIEKQGEQEETKDKDE, from the coding sequence ATGTCAGACTCTGCTTCAAATACGGAAGATTCTATTCAAATCGAAATTTTTCCCAGTAGAATCCTGTCCCCTGAAACGGCTCAGAAGCTCATGGGCGAAATCTACAAGGTGGACGGGGTAATCCGCGTCATGGTGCAGGGCAACAGGCTGCCTGATAGGGTGTCTGCCGGCCCCGGTACTGGGGAAAAAGTGGAACATCCACTGAGAAAACCTATTCAGATTGGAGATCAGGTTATCGAATTGAAGGTCTGTGTGGGCAGGATCAGGGTTGAACTTTCAAACGCCGAAGCTAAAGAACAGATCAGGGAAGTTTGCGAAAAATTGCTTCCATTTCCCTTTGAATTCAGGGAAGGGCATTTCCTCAGGAAAAAGCCTACTGTAACTGACTATGCTAAACTTGGTCCTGAAACAGATCCTCGGTTGCTTGGTATGGTAGATCCTAAAGCCAAGACAGACCAGCTCATCTTTATCGAGAAACAAGGTGAACAAGAAGAGACAAAGGACAAAGATGAGTGA
- a CDS encoding 50S ribosomal protein L11 methyltransferase — protein MEMRCRCGDTCIRPISEALKDIELFYKPCKDCKTEKIKKFSPLAEQINLDEIDNDFGSCKCGKRHLDIVMSHVLKIMINEGIKDKKANLRNSCIPLVTPGYLTDSVPYLPKGSLVILSDKVDKKCAERIITEVREVRGVLKGDIRKTVGIKDSDSNPHVYELLAGCDLRCDIVQTPYGALGIYKYQREIHIEFPQVKSPKIEILEKALKDYDKPTVLDCTCGPGTLGIACLKANAQKVVFNDIWSPAIEITLINLEANGFPVKFSGSEKGLIASGDKFEVYNMDVRELTNYLDEKFDICIIDTFPGVDTIEFVEAGEKLGKKVVVV, from the coding sequence ATGGAAATGAGGTGTAGGTGTGGAGATACTTGCATAAGGCCTATTTCGGAAGCGCTAAAAGACATTGAGTTATTCTATAAACCATGCAAAGATTGCAAAACAGAAAAAATAAAGAAATTCTCTCCTCTAGCAGAACAAATTAACTTAGATGAAATAGATAACGATTTTGGAAGTTGTAAATGCGGTAAGAGGCATCTTGATATTGTAATGTCTCACGTGCTAAAAATAATGATCAATGAAGGAATAAAAGACAAAAAAGCTAATTTAAGGAACTCATGTATACCTCTTGTGACTCCTGGTTATCTAACTGATTCTGTTCCCTATTTACCTAAGGGTTCTTTAGTAATATTATCTGATAAAGTGGATAAAAAATGTGCTGAAAGAATTATAACGGAAGTTAGGGAAGTTAGAGGAGTTTTAAAGGGAGATATAAGAAAAACTGTGGGTATAAAAGATTCGGATTCAAATCCTCATGTATATGAACTTCTTGCTGGATGCGATCTGAGATGTGATATTGTACAGACTCCTTATGGTGCTTTAGGAATATACAAATATCAGCGTGAAATTCACATAGAGTTCCCACAGGTAAAATCGCCCAAAATAGAGATACTTGAAAAAGCTTTGAAAGATTATGATAAGCCTACTGTTCTTGATTGTACATGTGGCCCTGGGACTTTAGGAATCGCATGCCTTAAAGCCAACGCGCAAAAAGTTGTTTTCAATGACATATGGAGCCCTGCAATAGAAATTACTTTGATTAATTTAGAAGCTAATGGGTTTCCAGTCAAATTTTCAGGTAGTGAAAAAGGATTAATAGCATCTGGAGACAAATTTGAAGTTTATAATATGGATGTAAGAGAATTAACGAATTATTTAGATGAAAAATTTGATATTTGTATTATAGACACATTTCCTGGTGTGGATACAATAGAATTTGTTGAAGCTGGAGAAAAATTAGGCAAAAAAGTTGTTGTGGTTTGA
- a CDS encoding thymidylate synthase, giving the protein MEDRFEIGRIVRAKTISDAWYRGLNIIQNHGQVITDERGSQIREFMDLMIIIENPYTDRIPHETAWNEERLEEYAKQLISGENTQDFEYTYGQRLRDWNGKVDQIDYVIEKLQKNPTSRRAIAVTWIPPVDTKVNEVPCMMLDDFKIRDGEIHLTTLFRSHDFGGAYPANLYGLSKLLKYVADRVGTEPGTITTISISAHIYEHDWDMVENIVKGVN; this is encoded by the coding sequence ATGGAAGACAGATTTGAAATTGGCAGAATTGTCAGGGCAAAAACGATCTCTGATGCATGGTATCGCGGGCTTAACATTATCCAAAATCACGGACAGGTTATTACGGATGAAAGAGGAAGCCAGATCAGGGAATTTATGGACTTGATGATCATAATTGAAAATCCCTACACTGACAGAATCCCGCATGAGACTGCCTGGAATGAAGAAAGACTTGAAGAGTATGCAAAACAACTGATCTCAGGGGAAAATACACAGGACTTTGAATACACATACGGGCAGCGCCTTCGGGACTGGAATGGAAAGGTAGATCAGATAGATTATGTGATCGAAAAGCTGCAGAAAAATCCTACTTCCAGACGAGCAATCGCAGTTACCTGGATTCCTCCGGTAGATACAAAAGTTAATGAAGTCCCCTGTATGATGCTCGACGACTTTAAAATAAGAGATGGAGAGATACACCTCACAACTCTCTTCAGAAGCCACGACTTTGGGGGAGCCTATCCGGCAAACCTCTATGGGCTCTCGAAACTCCTAAAGTATGTGGCTGATAGGGTGGGAACAGAACCCGGAACAATCACAACTATCAGTATCTCAGCACATATCTATGAGCACGACTGGGATATGGTAGAGAACATCGTAAAAGGGGTGAACTGA
- the htpX gene encoding zinc metalloprotease HtpX, producing MKNMLKTTILLATLTGLMVLIGSHWGTGGMIIAFLFAIIMNLGSYWYSDKIVLKMYRAKEVSPAEAPNLHRIVDGLAMKAGIPKPKVYIVESGMPNAFATGRNPEHAAVAATTGILQLLSYEEMEGVLAHELAHVKNRDTLISAIAATLAGVITMLAHWAQWAAIFSGFGGSRDDDNGGIIGLIAMAILAPIAATLIQLAISRSREYAADAEGASISRKPWALASALEKLEYGNSHYSPRVSDVQAKESSAHMFIVNPLKGGAIQSLFSTHPATDERVRRLRAMRV from the coding sequence ATGAAGAACATGCTTAAAACTACAATTTTGCTTGCCACCCTTACAGGCCTCATGGTTCTGATAGGAAGCCACTGGGGTACGGGCGGAATGATTATTGCGTTCCTGTTTGCAATAATTATGAATCTTGGAAGTTACTGGTACAGCGACAAAATAGTACTCAAAATGTACAGGGCAAAGGAAGTTTCACCTGCGGAAGCTCCGAACCTGCACAGGATCGTCGATGGACTGGCTATGAAAGCAGGAATCCCAAAGCCCAAAGTGTATATCGTAGAATCCGGAATGCCAAATGCCTTTGCAACCGGAAGAAACCCAGAGCATGCGGCTGTGGCTGCTACAACAGGAATACTTCAGCTACTATCTTATGAAGAAATGGAAGGCGTGCTGGCACACGAGCTTGCACATGTGAAGAACAGAGACACCCTGATAAGTGCCATAGCTGCAACCCTTGCAGGTGTTATCACAATGCTTGCTCACTGGGCACAATGGGCTGCAATTTTCAGCGGCTTCGGCGGCAGTAGAGATGATGATAATGGAGGAATCATAGGCCTCATCGCGATGGCAATTCTAGCGCCTATCGCTGCAACTTTGATTCAGCTTGCAATCTCAAGGTCAAGAGAATATGCAGCTGATGCAGAAGGAGCCAGCATATCCAGAAAACCCTGGGCTCTTGCCAGTGCCCTTGAAAAACTCGAATATGGGAACTCTCACTACAGTCCGAGAGTTTCAGACGTGCAGGCAAAGGAAAGCAGCGCCCACATGTTTATTGTTAATCCATTAAAAGGAGGAGCAATCCAGTCTCTCTTTAGCACTCACCCAGCAACCGATGAAAGGGTAAGGCGCCTTAGGGCAATGAGGGTCTGA
- the mcrC gene encoding methyl-coenzyme M reductase I operon protein C, producing MMIDRETQVVDCRCGAGLGKGGGLAQRGTLSEAGRAEVVAIAMSPGQRHITRPVCEITYGMRKENIQVSVLVLYSGSGIPESGMRTGSFVLSPVEVAQIEMHKLAVIHLGNIKDHVVRKTREILSQANIPAIVVSQIPVDFEDFAEAGIKTRLVMPRDENIRTKGIVMNMVSGVTRGDSCPRDKLNLIIKYVKTTLDQLEDHKGVA from the coding sequence ATGATGATTGATCGGGAAACGCAGGTAGTTGATTGCCGATGCGGTGCAGGACTTGGTAAAGGAGGAGGGCTTGCCCAGCGAGGTACTCTTTCGGAAGCCGGCCGTGCTGAGGTAGTAGCTATTGCCATGAGTCCCGGCCAGAGACATATTACAAGGCCGGTATGTGAGATCACATACGGCATGAGGAAAGAAAACATTCAGGTCAGTGTGCTGGTACTATACTCTGGTTCCGGAATTCCTGAATCAGGTATGAGAACCGGGTCTTTTGTACTGAGTCCGGTAGAAGTAGCACAGATTGAAATGCACAAGCTGGCCGTGATTCACCTCGGAAATATCAAGGATCATGTGGTTAGAAAGACCAGGGAAATCCTGAGCCAGGCTAATATTCCGGCGATTGTAGTCAGCCAGATCCCGGTAGATTTTGAGGATTTTGCAGAGGCAGGGATAAAGACGAGATTGGTAATGCCAAGGGATGAAAATATTCGTACAAAAGGAATTGTGATGAATATGGTGAGTGGAGTTACACGCGGTGATTCCTGTCCCAGGGACAAACTAAATCTTATCATTAAATACGTCAAGACTACATTAGACCAGTTAGAAGATCATAAAGGAGTTGCATGA
- the mmp10 gene encoding methyl coenzyme M reductase-arginine methyltransferase Mmp10 (Mmp10 (methanogenesis marker protein 10) is a cobalamin-requiring radical SAM methyltransferase that creates the methylarginine modification to methyl coenzyme M reductase.), with translation MEVVVDVGGNPGVDCRGFCKYCYFKKVKDVQPLGCKYCLPFKKGCDYCTRSVKESYSGFKPLQIVLEETSRKLYFASGEIKKFTISGGGDLSCYPELKDLVSFLSQFKIPIHLGYTSGKGFNKPDDALFYIDHGVTEVSFTVFATDPVLRAEYMKDPEPEASIQVLRDFCAHCDVYGAMVIIPGVNDREILDKTLNDLETMGIKGAILMRFANFTENGLILNNSPIIPGIIPQNIQEFTELVRNSASKHPSMRITGTPLEDPLIGSPFAIRNVPEALEKLPRTTKRATVITGQIAAPRMREIFEALGGSVNVVSPKKDIGCLITIEDIKNMDLSEVSETVFIPGRAFVHDMEVKEALKRDGVDRLIRRGPELLSVDGEMSIGMNKEEVLELEIKNFTELIGQINALGLPIK, from the coding sequence ATGGAAGTAGTTGTCGACGTAGGCGGAAATCCAGGAGTAGATTGTAGAGGCTTTTGCAAATATTGTTATTTCAAAAAGGTTAAAGACGTTCAGCCTCTGGGCTGCAAGTATTGTCTCCCTTTCAAAAAGGGATGTGACTACTGCACACGCAGTGTAAAGGAATCATATTCAGGTTTCAAGCCTCTTCAGATAGTACTGGAGGAAACTTCAAGAAAACTCTATTTCGCAAGTGGAGAGATTAAAAAATTCACTATTAGCGGAGGAGGCGATTTAAGCTGTTATCCTGAACTGAAAGATCTTGTCTCTTTTTTATCTCAGTTCAAGATCCCCATACACCTTGGGTACACAAGCGGAAAAGGTTTCAACAAGCCTGATGATGCTCTTTTCTATATAGACCATGGAGTCACAGAGGTAAGTTTTACCGTCTTTGCGACTGATCCGGTTTTAAGAGCTGAATACATGAAAGATCCGGAACCCGAAGCGTCTATACAGGTTCTACGGGACTTCTGTGCTCATTGTGATGTATACGGAGCGATGGTTATCATTCCTGGAGTAAATGACAGAGAGATCCTTGATAAAACCCTCAATGATCTTGAAACTATGGGTATAAAAGGAGCTATTCTAATGAGATTTGCAAACTTTACGGAAAATGGACTTATCCTGAATAACTCCCCTATTATTCCGGGCATAATCCCACAAAACATCCAGGAATTCACAGAGCTGGTACGTAATTCTGCATCAAAGCACCCTTCTATGAGGATCACAGGAACCCCGCTTGAAGATCCCTTAATTGGCTCTCCTTTTGCTATCAGGAATGTACCCGAAGCTCTCGAAAAACTTCCAAGGACAACAAAAAGAGCTACTGTTATTACAGGCCAGATAGCAGCCCCAAGAATGAGGGAAATCTTTGAAGCTCTTGGAGGTTCCGTGAATGTTGTTTCCCCAAAAAAAGACATTGGATGCCTCATTACTATTGAAGATATCAAAAATATGGACCTCTCTGAAGTCAGCGAGACTGTTTTTATCCCGGGTAGGGCTTTTGTTCATGATATGGAAGTTAAAGAGGCCTTAAAAAGAGATGGAGTTGACAGGCTTATTCGCAGGGGTCCGGAACTTCTCTCCGTAGACGGCGAAATGTCGATAGGCATGAACAAAGAAGAAGTTCTGGAACTGGAAATTAAAAACTTTACCGAACTTATAGGGCAGATTAATGCCCTCGGGCTACCTATAAAATAA
- the mcrG gene encoding coenzyme-B sulfoethylthiotransferase subunit gamma: protein MAYERQFYPGATSVAANRRKHMSGKLEKLREISDEDLTAVLGHRAPGSDYPSTHPPLAEMGEPACSTRENVVPTPGAAAGDRVRYIQFADSMYNAPATPYFRSYFAAINFRGVDPGTLSGRQIVEARERDMEQCAKVQMETEITDHALAGVRGATVHGHSVRLQEDGVMFDMLDRRRLENGTIIMDKDQVAIPLDRKVDLGKPMSSEEAAKRTTIYRVDNVAFRDDKEVVEWVHRIFDQRTKFGFQPK from the coding sequence ATGGCTTACGAAAGACAATTTTATCCAGGCGCAACATCAGTTGCCGCTAACAGAAGAAAACACATGTCTGGAAAACTTGAGAAACTCAGGGAAATTTCAGACGAAGACTTAACCGCAGTTCTCGGGCACCGTGCCCCAGGAAGCGACTATCCAAGCACCCACCCACCACTTGCAGAGATGGGAGAGCCTGCATGTTCGACCCGTGAAAACGTTGTACCTACACCCGGTGCAGCAGCAGGAGACAGAGTAAGGTACATTCAGTTTGCTGACTCAATGTACAACGCGCCTGCAACCCCATATTTCAGATCCTATTTTGCAGCAATCAACTTCAGAGGTGTAGACCCAGGTACCCTTTCAGGCCGTCAGATCGTTGAAGCCCGTGAAAGGGATATGGAACAGTGCGCAAAGGTTCAGATGGAAACCGAAATCACTGACCATGCACTCGCAGGTGTGCGTGGTGCAACTGTGCACGGTCACTCTGTCCGTCTCCAGGAAGACGGTGTAATGTTCGACATGCTCGACAGGAGAAGACTTGAAAACGGTACTATCATAATGGACAAGGATCAGGTTGCAATCCCACTCGACAGGAAAGTAGATCTCGGCAAGCCAATGTCCAGTGAAGAAGCTGCAAAGAGGACTACCATTTACCGTGTGGACAACGTAGCCTTCAGAGACGACAAAGAAGTCGTTGAATGGGTACACAGGATATTCGATCAGAGGACAAAATTCGGTTTCCAGCCAAAATGA
- the mcrA gene encoding coenzyme-B sulfoethylthiotransferase subunit alpha gives MAADIFSKFKKDMEVKFAQEFGANKQTGGDITGKTEKFLRLGPEQDPRKVEMIKAGKEIAEKRGISFYNPMMHSGAPLGQRAITPYTISGTDIVAEPDDLHYVNNAAMQQMWDDIRRTCVVGLDMAHETLEKRLGKEVTPETINHYLEVLNHAMPGAAVVQEMMVETHPALVDDCYVKVFTGDDALADEIDKQYLIDINKEFSEEQAAQIKASIGKTSWQAIHIPTIVSRTTDGAQTTRWAAMQIGMSFISAYAMCAGEAAVADLSFAAKHAAAVSMGEMLPARRARGPNEPGGLSFGHLSDIIQTSRVSKDPAKIALEVVGAGCMLYDQIWLGSYMSGGVGFTQYATAAYTDDILDNNVYYDVDYINDKYNGAANVGKDNKVKASLDVVKDIATESTLYGIETYEKFPTALEDHFGGSQRATVLAAAAGVACSLATANANAGLSGWYLSMYLHKEAWGRLGFFGFDLQDQCGATNVLSYQGDEGLPDELRGPNYPNYAMNVGHQGGYAGIAQAAHSGRGDAFTVNPLIKVCFADDLLPFNFAEPRREFGRGAMREFVPAGERSLVIPAK, from the coding sequence ATGGCAGCAGACATTTTCTCAAAATTTAAAAAGGATATGGAAGTCAAGTTCGCACAGGAATTTGGTGCAAACAAGCAGACTGGTGGTGACATCACCGGCAAGACTGAAAAGTTCCTGAGGTTAGGCCCTGAGCAGGACCCCAGAAAGGTCGAAATGATTAAAGCCGGTAAGGAAATTGCTGAGAAGAGAGGTATTTCATTCTACAACCCAATGATGCACTCCGGTGCTCCTCTTGGTCAGCGTGCAATTACTCCTTACACCATCTCCGGCACTGACATTGTTGCAGAGCCTGATGACCTGCACTACGTCAACAACGCTGCAATGCAGCAGATGTGGGATGACATCAGGAGGACCTGTGTTGTCGGTCTTGACATGGCTCACGAGACCCTTGAGAAGAGGCTGGGTAAGGAAGTCACTCCTGAAACCATCAACCACTACCTTGAAGTCCTTAACCACGCCATGCCCGGTGCAGCAGTGGTTCAGGAAATGATGGTCGAAACCCACCCTGCTCTTGTTGACGATTGTTACGTGAAAGTCTTCACAGGTGACGACGCCCTTGCAGACGAAATCGACAAGCAGTACCTTATTGACATCAACAAGGAGTTCTCAGAAGAACAGGCAGCTCAGATTAAGGCTTCCATCGGCAAGACATCCTGGCAGGCAATCCACATCCCAACAATTGTCTCCAGAACAACAGATGGTGCTCAGACCACAAGGTGGGCAGCCATGCAGATCGGTATGTCTTTCATCTCCGCATACGCAATGTGTGCTGGTGAAGCAGCCGTCGCTGACCTTTCCTTTGCTGCAAAACACGCAGCTGCTGTTTCCATGGGTGAAATGCTCCCAGCAAGGCGTGCACGTGGACCTAACGAGCCCGGTGGACTTTCCTTCGGTCACCTGTCAGATATCATCCAGACAAGCCGTGTCTCCAAAGACCCAGCAAAGATCGCTCTTGAAGTCGTCGGTGCAGGCTGTATGCTCTACGACCAGATCTGGCTCGGATCTTACATGTCCGGTGGTGTCGGATTCACACAGTATGCAACAGCTGCATACACTGATGATATCCTTGACAACAACGTGTACTACGACGTTGACTACATCAACGACAAGTACAATGGCGCTGCAAACGTCGGCAAGGACAACAAGGTAAAGGCAAGCCTCGACGTCGTAAAGGACATCGCAACCGAGTCCACACTCTACGGTATCGAGACCTACGAGAAGTTCCCAACTGCCCTTGAAGACCACTTCGGTGGATCCCAGAGAGCAACTGTGCTCGCAGCCGCAGCCGGTGTTGCCTGCTCACTTGCAACCGCAAACGCAAACGCCGGTCTATCTGGCTGGTACCTCTCCATGTACCTGCACAAGGAAGCATGGGGCAGACTCGGATTCTTCGGTTTCGACCTGCAGGATCAGTGTGGTGCCACAAATGTTCTGTCCTACCAGGGCGACGAAGGTCTCCCAGACGAACTCCGTGGTCCAAACTACCCCAACTATGCAATGAACGTCGGTCACCAGGGTGGATACGCAGGTATCGCTCAGGCAGCCCACTCAGGTCGCGGAGACGCATTCACCGTCAACCCACTCATCAAGGTCTGCTTCGCTGACGACCTCCTGCCCTTCAACTTCGCTGAGCCCAGGAGAGAGTTCGGCCGCGGTGCCATGAGAGAGTTCGTGCCTGCTGGTGAGAGATCCCTCGTCATTCCAGCAAAGTAA
- the aroA gene encoding 3-phosphoshikimate 1-carboxyvinyltransferase — protein sequence MRVSIDKSSIKGKVFAPPSKSYTHRAVTLAALSKESTVRRPLISADTLATVRASEMFGASVERNEDRLIIHGINGKPNVPDDIIDAANSGTTLRFMTAVAALTDGITVLTGDTSLRTRPNGPLLEVLNQLGVKACSTRGNERAPLVVKGGLKGQDVSIDGSISSQFISALLITCPLAENSTTLSITGKLKSRPYVDVTLEMLELAGIKVHVDDSNGTRFIIPGKQKYDFKDYTVPGDFSSASYLLAAAAMISGSEVTVKNLFPSKQGDKVIIEILRQMGADITWDKKAGNVTVRGGRQLKATTFDAGATPDLVPTVAVLAAVAEGTSRIVNAEHVRYKETDRLQALATELPKLGVDLKEERDSLTITGGKLHGASVHGWDDHRIVMALSIAGMFAGNTTVDTTEAVSISYPDFFKDMRSLGAKIEDISEE from the coding sequence ATGCGTGTTTCTATTGACAAATCCTCGATCAAAGGGAAAGTCTTTGCTCCACCTTCAAAAAGTTACACTCACAGAGCTGTAACTCTGGCAGCTCTTTCAAAAGAATCAACCGTCAGGCGTCCCCTGATTTCAGCTGATACTCTTGCCACGGTCCGGGCTTCCGAGATGTTTGGGGCCTCGGTTGAGAGGAACGAAGACAGGCTTATTATTCACGGAATTAATGGAAAACCAAATGTCCCTGATGACATAATTGATGCTGCAAATTCGGGGACAACTCTTCGATTTATGACTGCAGTAGCAGCACTTACTGATGGGATTACAGTGCTTACCGGAGACACCTCCCTTCGTACCCGGCCAAACGGGCCTCTTCTTGAAGTTCTCAATCAATTGGGAGTAAAAGCCTGCTCCACTCGAGGAAACGAGAGAGCTCCACTTGTCGTTAAAGGCGGACTTAAAGGACAAGATGTGAGTATTGACGGTTCTATCAGTTCTCAGTTTATCTCGGCTCTTTTAATAACCTGCCCGCTTGCCGAAAACAGTACCACCCTTTCTATTACAGGAAAACTTAAGTCACGACCTTATGTGGACGTAACCCTTGAAATGCTTGAACTTGCAGGCATTAAAGTTCATGTAGATGACAGTAATGGTACCAGATTCATAATCCCGGGAAAACAGAAGTATGATTTCAAAGATTATACTGTTCCCGGAGACTTTTCCTCTGCATCCTACCTCCTTGCAGCCGCAGCTATGATAAGCGGATCTGAGGTTACAGTCAAAAACCTCTTTCCTTCAAAACAGGGAGATAAGGTAATCATTGAAATCCTGAGACAGATGGGAGCAGATATTACCTGGGATAAAAAAGCAGGCAATGTGACCGTCAGGGGAGGAAGACAATTAAAAGCTACAACTTTTGACGCCGGGGCAACCCCTGACCTTGTCCCTACCGTTGCTGTCCTGGCCGCAGTTGCTGAAGGGACTAGCAGGATTGTAAATGCCGAGCATGTCAGATATAAGGAAACGGACCGCTTGCAAGCCCTTGCAACCGAACTTCCGAAGCTTGGGGTAGACCTAAAAGAAGAAAGAGATAGTCTGACCATTACCGGCGGAAAACTGCATGGAGCATCAGTGCATGGCTGGGATGACCATAGAATAGTTATGGCTCTTTCAATAGCAGGAATGTTTGCAGGAAATACAACAGTTGACACAACAGAAGCTGTATCGATTTCTTACCCGGACTTCTTTAAAGATATGCGCAGCCTTGGAGCAAAAATTGAGGATATTTCGGAAGAATAA
- the mcrB gene encoding coenzyme-B sulfoethylthiotransferase subunit beta, which translates to MSDTVDIYDDRGKLLESNVDIMSLAPTRNAAIQSIIMDTKRSVAVNLAGIQGALASGKMGGKGRQILGRGLNYDIVGNADAIAENVKKLVQVDEGDDTNVIKVKGGKSLLIQSPKSRIIAGADFMSATTVGAAAVTQTIMDMFGTDPYDAPIVKAAVWGSYPQTMDLMGGQVQGILSIPQNNEGLGFSLRNIMANHVAAISNRNAMNASALSSIYEQSGIFEMGGAVGMFERHQLLGLAYQGLNANNLLYDIVKENGKDGTIGTVIESVVRRAIEAGIISVDKTAPSGYNFYKANDVPKWNACAAVGTLAATLVNCGAGRAAQNVSSTLLYFNDILEKETGLPGCDYGKVEGTAVGFSFFSHSIYGGGGPGVFNGNHVVTRHSRGFAIPCVCAAVALDAGTQMFSIESTSGLIGDVFGAIPEFREPIKAVAGVL; encoded by the coding sequence GTGTCTGACACAGTAGACATCTACGACGACAGAGGAAAACTGCTCGAGAGCAATGTCGACATTATGAGCCTTGCTCCAACAAGAAACGCAGCAATTCAATCGATCATCATGGACACTAAGAGGTCAGTTGCAGTCAACCTCGCAGGTATTCAGGGTGCACTTGCCAGTGGCAAGATGGGCGGAAAGGGCCGTCAGATCTTAGGCCGCGGACTTAACTATGACATTGTAGGCAATGCTGATGCAATTGCAGAAAATGTTAAAAAACTCGTCCAGGTCGATGAAGGCGACGATACCAATGTCATCAAAGTCAAAGGCGGAAAGAGCCTCTTGATCCAGTCCCCAAAATCCAGGATTATTGCAGGTGCCGACTTCATGTCCGCAACAACAGTTGGTGCAGCAGCAGTCACCCAGACTATTATGGACATGTTTGGAACCGATCCTTATGATGCTCCTATCGTAAAAGCAGCTGTCTGGGGAAGCTACCCACAGACAATGGATCTCATGGGCGGTCAGGTTCAGGGTATTCTCAGCATCCCTCAGAACAATGAAGGTCTTGGCTTCTCCCTCAGGAACATTATGGCCAACCACGTTGCAGCAATCTCCAACAGGAATGCAATGAACGCATCAGCTCTCTCTTCCATCTACGAGCAGTCTGGTATCTTCGAGATGGGTGGAGCAGTCGGTATGTTCGAGAGGCATCAGCTCCTCGGTCTTGCATACCAGGGTCTCAACGCCAACAATCTCTTATACGACATTGTTAAGGAAAACGGTAAGGATGGAACCATTGGAACCGTTATCGAATCCGTTGTCCGCAGGGCAATTGAAGCTGGTATTATCTCCGTTGACAAGACCGCTCCCTCTGGATACAACTTCTATAAAGCAAACGACGTCCCCAAGTGGAATGCCTGTGCAGCAGTCGGTACCCTTGCAGCCACTCTCGTGAACTGTGGTGCAGGCCGTGCAGCTCAGAACGTTTCCTCAACACTTCTCTACTTCAATGATATCCTTGAGAAGGAAACTGGTCTCCCAGGATGTGACTACGGTAAAGTAGAAGGTACCGCGGTAGGGTTCTCATTCTTCAGCCACTCCATCTATGGTGGCGGTGGGCCTGGTGTCTTCAACGGTAACCACGTCGTTACCAGACACTCCAGAGGATTCGCAATCCCCTGTGTATGCGCAGCAGTCGCTCTTGATGCAGGTACCCAGATGTTCTCAATCGAATCAACATCCGGCCTGATAGGTGACGTGTTTGGTGCAATACCAGAATTCCGCGAGCCGATTAAGGCAGTTGCAGGAGTGCTCTAA